CTGATGAAGGCCACCaagatgtggctgaaagctcaGGAAAAAGTCACCAAATTACTGTTTTTGAGGTTGAACCGTCAAGCTCAGTTGAACTAACGTCATTAGTCTGGTTGACAAAGGCAGGTCGACTGGTGCATTTAGCTGTGTATGTAGAGGAAAAGGAAGGATTAATGTTTGGCTGCAAAAACAATGAACAGAGATTagactcacagagagagacttgTACTgcgcagagaggagagagggccAGTCCATCTGTCTgctgactgtctctctctgtctccatcgtgtgtgtgtgtgtgtgtgtgtgtgtgtgtgtgtgtgtgtgtgtgtgtgtgacgaggaggaggaagaaaagaaattgaATGCTATAGTCACTCTCTGTTGAATCTATCATTGTTGAATATACGAGCAGCTGACCGAGTCAGAGGAAAAATGGGTAAACAGAGAAAGGGCCTGCTGTTCTCTTTATGTAATGCTCTTGAGAGGCACAGGCGGTCAAagtcacaggaaacactgatctgaggtcagttTGGAGATAATGTCCTtgctaatgttttgttttcagtgggCATTACTCTGAATTATTTATTAGTATTGACTGGTGCTGTGTAAGTGCAGAAAACTGCTGAGCAAGAGTGTTCATTTCATACTGCGTATGTCTCTGACCAGTGTCTGCGGTGTGTACCTCCCTCTAGTGGAGGTGCAGGGTCATTACAACAACATTACATCAGTCCGGAGGCTCAGACTCGAACCTGCGTGATCCACGTCTGATGTTTCTTCCAGGTTTTTCTCATCCTTGCCTGCTGGCCCtgtgagagtcagagaggatgttaatgatgatgatgatgatgatgaagaagaagggGTTGAAGTTCCTGGCTGTGGTGACCCTCTTCCTGGCCTCGGCCAACTGCATCCTCCTTCCTTCAAAGGAAGATCTGACCCGTGAGTGTCACTGCACCAGCGTCAGGAAAATTCTAAGggtcaaaaataaactttttgcatttgtgtatttttcatttttgttatgatttttttccacgaaaattaaaaaaagttatgtttttGGATTAAGCAGAGTAACCAGGACATTGTTTCTTCAAAAACATCCTGGTGTTGGAAcatttcagtgtattttttaatgCTCTTGAATCACACCACAAACTAAAACCCATTTGCCTACATTCTGTTGTGGAGGCACCACAAATCTTAGAGACCCATATTTAAAGAtttggacaaataaaacaaatttttttaatgtttttatatgcaaaatgtaaaaaaaaacacaaaaaaaaaccaatgagCAGAGGTTATAGAATGAAGTTATGTTTCTCTTTGCAGACCTCTCCCTTCAGGGAGAGAAGTATCTGGATAAACAGATTGAAAACGCCATCAACGGCGTGAAGGAGATGAAGACTGTGATGCAGAAATCTTCAGAGGACCACAAGAAGTTTTTGGATTCCCTGGAGAAGACCAAGCAGCAGAAAGACGTACATGACAGTAGTGATTTGTGTCAGATATCAGCGCTGATGCCAGAATGACACAGTGTTTCTTTATATTGTAGGATTCCCTAATGATAAACGGATTAACAAGCTCTTTTTCATACATAGATGCAGTAGCTGTTAAAATATGATCTAAGTTCTAAAGATCCCAAGACAAGTTGAAATGTTTTACCGCAGGAGGCGATGCGTACGGCGCAGGAGATGGAGGCCaagctggagcaggaggaggaggtttgcAACGACACCATGAGGGCGCTGTGGGAGGAGTGTAAGCCCTGTCTGAAGAACACCTGTGTTAGATACTACTCCAGGACATGCAGCAGCGGATCTGGACTGGTGGGACgccaggtgagacacacacatgtcctCATTACAATCCAGATATGATGTCATCTTTTATAATAGATACAGTGCAGATTTAttgatgatgtgttttgagAATCAGCCAGCACAGGTGTTTTTCTATCGGAAAAAAGTGATTTTGTTAGTAgagtagtttattttgactcaaacGAATGTTTCAAAAACCAGTCAGCAGTCACCTTCGGGAAAGGCTTgatctgaaatgaaaagctgtgcgttcctctgcagctggaggaggtgcTGAACAGGACGTCTCCCTTCTCCATCTGGATCAACGGGGAGAAAATGGACGTCCTGGAGCGGGAGGGACAGCGACAGAACAGAGAGTTCAGGAACCTGGAGGAGAAGTACACTGAGATGGCTGACGGCGTGGACAGCATATTTTCAGACAGTATGAAGGTACTGTTTACCTGCAGGTCACACAAACACCAGACTCACGTATACTTAATTGTTCgcttacataaaaatataaggGTACAGTGTATCTGAGCGATGGTTGTATTCCTCTTCGTTTTTCCTCAGGTGGCTGAACAGGTCCAGTTTTTCCCTCCGATCATCATCGTTCCTGAGATCTTATTTGAACCGCTCAAACACGACCCAGAACAACACACCATATCCGTTCGCTCGCTGTTCCACAATCCGTTCCACCGCTTCCAGAATTTGTTCTCCCCCATGATGGGAATGGGCAGGAACTTCTTTGGATCTATGGGCTCCATGATGGACATCGACTCTGACACTTTTCCTAATGAGGGTACGATTTCTGACTTCCTAAGCTAAGATCTCAACTACAGATGCTCTGTTAATTGTCTTTTGACTGTCAATTGTGAAAAGACTGCGCAGACATCAGCACTTTGTTCCAGCACAGATCTTTTTTAGGTAAACCTTTTAATAGTGTCCTATACAGGCAGGAGATAAAAGACTCAAAGACTTCatgaaaaaaagactttaaagtATCTAAATCACAATTTGAAACAGTGTTTACTGTTTGAGCTATAGAAGAAGTTTCGCCATCAGCACTTTGTTATGTGAGGTTTCAAAGTgatgtgagagaaaaaacaatcaatactTTGGAATTTCAGTGACATATAAATTGTCAAATATGATGATATtgtataaaaaatgttttagttttgaaATAAGTATCATCAAAACAAATCCCTTATGTGATGAGGGGCAAAATGTTTCCCATCAATGTCAAAATGCAACAAGTTAAAACTCACAAAATATgatgaacaaatacaaattataCTGTGAACTGGAATGTAGTGATGTAGTATTTCTAATGAAGtgcaaatgttattttgtgtaCAAGCATGCATATAAACCTCTTGGTTTTTACAGAGCACTGTGCAAAAGTTGCACCGAGATAAATAAGTGAGAATGCTTTTAAAggtgaatagtttttatttatcattaaactTAATACAAAGTGCAATGAACGGAAAAagaacaaatcaaatcaatattttttggTTAGTTTCAAGCATTCGTGTAAACCTGAAATAAACAGTTGttatgtatttgtgtgcttGCAGACGGCAGCCTGAACGAGGACGTGGTGATCACCAAACCCTTTGGCAACGGTAGGATGACCTGCAGAGAGATTCGCCGCAACTCCGCCGGCTGCATCAAGTTCCGCGACGAGTGTCAGAAGTGcaaagaaatccaacatattgGTAACATCACTCGCTGCTGACATGTTCCTTTTTTCACCAATATTATCATTgatccaaaatgaaaacatgaatacacCAAACAAGTTATAGAAATGGAGATGACAGTGATACAGACTTTGAAAACAAGAAAGTTAAAACATTAGGAGGAACAGTGGGGAAGAATTATGAATTATGTAAGAtgtcataaaacaaataatgagaACCATTTAAAAGGTAAAGCCTGTGCAGAGGTCCGGCTGTGTCCTTTCATCCAGCCTcctctgacaggaaacaggagatGGAGGCCTGAACCAGGAGCCGGAGATGTTTTTATTCGAGCAACAAAATTAGAATTCATAATCATAATGACAAAAGGAAGTGCTTCAAATGAATGAGCAGCGATTCAGAGAGAGTGTAATTTAATTATGTAATCTCTTCCTTTGtgttaatgatgtttttgttcctcTGCCGTGAACGGACAACACGTGTCAGTGTCACTGTAGACTCCAGGGGCCTGGACCTCGAAGCTTTCTCTGGGTGCTTCTCAGGTTTTCTGGTATTACGAAGCGGGGTCACTTTTAACTGGGGTAGATCGCCATGGTAACCGATGCTGCACAGCTGTAGTCCAGCCGAGTGTAGCAGTTGCTAAGCGGTCTTTTGAAGTTTACTGGACCccatgaagatgatgatgttgttttccTTCACAGACTGCTCCGGAAGGAAACCTCTGGAGAGCCCCCtgaagcaggagctggaggaggcttTGGCAATGGCCGAGCGTTTTACTCAGCAGTACAACACCGAGCTGGAGAGGTTCGAGGAGCAGATGTTCAACACCTCCTCCATCCTGGACCTGTTTAACAAGCAGTTTGGCTGGGTGTCGTATCTGGCAAACAACACCAACAGCAAGGACGGCATCTTCCGCTTTCAGACGGTACGTAGGGCGGCTTTGTTGAATTCACCTGTCAATCTCATTCTCCGTAACGCAATAGACTGGTTTGCAGCTCTGTTCggattggttggttggtttgaaCCTGTATTCTGATTTGTGAGTTGGTTTGCAGCTGTATCTTGATTGGTTGGGGTGTAGTCGTATTGTTAtaggttggttggtttgtagccGTATTCTGATTTGTTGATACAAATTGCTataaactgaccaatcagaacgTGGCTACAAATCGATCAATCAGAATACAGCTACAAAACAACCATTCAGAAAGTGGCTATAAATCGACCAACCTGTCCAccccattctcatgaacacaatatctcagtcGCTTGGAGGGAAATTTGGCGcaaggactcaaggatgaactgattagaatttggtggttaaaggtcaaaggtcaaggtaaaTTTAATTTCCTAAAGGAGACATTATCAAACTAGTTGCTTTgtccaacaaacacaaaacaaataaaaccatcaaatttatcattttaattttaaataattttaattaaaataattttaattaaaaaatgattacagttattaatcagttatcaaagtGTCTGGTGATTATATTTCTCTGACGTGCTGAATATCAGGATGAGCTGAAACCCTTCCTCCCTGTGCTGCAGGTGATCTGCAGGGACACCGAGGAGAAGCCGGGTGAGGAGCAGCAGCCGGTAGAAACAAACGTGTCCGTGCAGCTCTTCGACTCTCCTCCCATGAACTTCACCGTGCCGGGCGACATCCCCTGGACCGACCCCAAGTTCTCTGAGGTGGTGGCCCAGGAGGCTCTGGACCGCTACAAGGAAACCAGCGTGTGAGTGGCGAGCAGGGCTTGAATCGTTCACATTTAAAGGAACagctcaacattttgggaaatatgttcatttgctttcttgctgagagatatatgaaaagattgataccactttcatgtcagtaaggtttcctgtctttatgctaagctaagctaaccagctgctggttgtagcttcatgtttactgcacagacatgaaactgGTATAACTTTCACCAAGTCAACAAGCATATTCTCCCATGTAAATGTGAGGCACTGGTCCTTTACTTAAAATACAAATCTTACTTAACCTTTTTTACTTTCACTACATTTTGAATATGGTACTTCTTACTTCTTACTCGTACTTAAATATCATCTTTACTTATTCCCTCTCTTGTATCCCTCCTTTTATCCGTATTTGTTCTTTCTTTACttccttttttcctcatttcttttcttactttcttcATCTTATctgaaaacatataaacaataaaaatattgaaaataacaGGATATATTATATTCCCACCTAATTATAACAAATTAAGCTGTCCATCATACAGAGTTTTTGCCGTTTTTTCCTGACCCAGTGTTTTCTGTGCAGTAGTTTACAGTTGGTTGTTCTTCAAAGTGGTAATGCTGCTTTCACTACATGTGATTTAAAGTTATACTCAGTTGGATCATATGGAATTAAAATTAACTTGAGTGTACTTTCTAAGGAAGGTAGGATGTTTAAGCATCACTGTTAATCTCtgatctcactctctctgttttgttttgttttttttcctcagtgtggtcaAATAAATTCAGAGTTGGATGTTCACCCCGACCTGCATTGTCTGCTGACAAGAGAATGTTCTGGATTCATTGAAACACccctggaaaaaagaaaacctgaagCCAACCCACTGATCCTGTTGTAAATCCCCCCCAAAGTCCTGCTTTTGCAAATGATCCAGTTAAAACTCAAGAGATTTATATTGTTACATTAGAGCTCTTTGTCCTGCTGTAGGAGAAGATATTTAGTAGATAATTGGCCTGACTCATGTCTGTTGTCCCTCCAACGCAGGGCCTTATGTCAGATGGGGTTCTCTGCAGTCAGCCTTTATAACACTTGATTAAACTCTTATTTTCTCTAATGCAATTCCATAAAGCAATAAATTGATGCTGCAACAAACGTATAGAAAACTAAATTAATCCAGGCTGTTTCAGTGACTTTAATGTCCTGATCGACCCCTCTGCAGATCTTGGATAGGTGATATCCGAGTTGGTTGAAGCAGTTGCTGGAGTTGAAGTCACTGACTAGATAGAGATTAAATTTGGTAAAACAGACATTGATAATTCAGGATCGCTTTGAGCCCCTCTGAAAAACAGCCTAGCAATGAAGCAATACCTAGAGATTTAATAAAACCTGCTCAAAcctgttgtgtctctttgcagttACTGTGAACGGTGTTTCTGAGTTCTTGAGCTGAGTGAAGCATTTAAGAgtaattaacaaataaaacatttcttgtctattaaatcaaaaaaatgtctctATATACAAAATACTTGCACCACATTCTGAGATATTCTGACATAACTTTGCTCTTATTCTCACAAATAAGTGTCACGCATGAATGTGAGTGTCGAGAACTGGTTTCACCTCACACATTATTTAAGAAGTCTCAATACCCACACACCCAGACAACACGACAACGTTCAAGATGACAAGATGGATTCCACGTAAATACAGTCAAATAATCACATTAGTGATTCCCAGTGTTCACATTAATCACGTGTGGTATATCAATTATAAAATGATGCACTCCCTATTATATTAGCTTAACtgtgaaacataaaaagaaagtaAACTTGCCAGTAAAATGTAGGTCAACATTTACAGTTGTCTGCAAAAGTTTGAgcaaattatactttttttttttattgttttaagtgataaggtttaaataaaacatgtgcagacagacattaaaaattagccttttcttcaaatgttaatgtgcaGTTACAGAAGTTGGAGCACCCTGCTGAGTCAGTACTAAGACTCTTTGGCAGAGAGTCTTCCTGTTCCCGATTTAGACATTTTCACCCACTCCTCCCGCCGATCACTTCAAGTTCTGAGATATTTTTAGGCCGTcttgcacacacagcatgtttgTGCGCCCACAGACCGTCAGTGATGTTCAGGTCAGACGACCGTGAGGAGCCGTTCAGAAGCaaaaagcttgtgtttcttgaagtAGCTCGTGGTGGATTTTGAGATCCAGAATTTACCAACATTTGGTAGAATCCATTTTGCTCCCCGTGACGCTGACTGCCACAAAACCCTGAAGCAGCATTTCCACATCCACAGTTAAGAAATCTGACCACTGACTAACTTTTGCACATGccattactgtttattttttctattttaagttcatgaaataaaataaaaaaataaaataattttaaatgtcCGTTTGATGCAGGGTTGAAATCATCAAAATCTGTAAACATTCAACTGTATATGACTATTGTCAGCTGTAGGGAAATATCTCACATAAGCTTTGTCCACAATGCAGTAAAGCTACTGTTTGATGGTTGATGTGACACATCACCTCTGGAGGTTTGCTACAGGTTGATTAGGTGGGTGCAGGAGGGCATTTTGGGTAAATGTAATTAGTCTGTATTTTATAGCACTTGGAGTCACTGCATCGTGCAATGAAGGATTACACTCAGACTTTACTCATTTTAGCTTCCTCAGTGctggattattattttttaattgtaagtcagttacattttttacaaataGCAGACCAGTTTCTCATATGAATGAAGAAGTCAGTAAGGAAAGCAGAGTTTAAAATATTGTGccgtttttatttttgtgtaaaaatcaCACAGCTGCTAGTTGACTCTGCAGAGATACAGTACATCCATGCAGTTAAACATCTAGGATCCCACAGCCAAGAGAGAAGGAATTAAATAGAATATTCTTTCGCTGTTAGTCAGCAATTAATGCAAATTTACATATGAGTCCAAAAGTGTGTATcatatacaatatacaacaCAGATCTTGGAGCAAATAGCATTCAAAATCCCATCAAAGACTTCGTTAACGACTGATTGCTTCTGCCTGGATTGCCTTTTGGGTTTCGGGATGAGGAGGGAGCTATTGTGCTAGCAAACATAAATCAATCCAACATGAAGGTGTTTAATAGGGTTTTAAATGGTATTAGTTCCAGGTCTGGAAACGatataacacaaacacacacacacacacacacacacacctacccacacacgcgcacacacacacacaccaagtaCATCATCGTCcttaacagcagaaaaaagaagGCGAGCCTTGATACGACAAGGAAGAGAGGTCAGTCAGCCAACGTGGAAACCTGAACGCCAGTCGGGGGAGTAAGGCTTTAGAAGAAGACAGATTCTTCACCAACACACAGGAAGCTCCAGGGACAAAACAgttacaaaaaatgtttttaaaaaattgaccAAACAAGACAGGGTATTTTAGGgaagtgacacaaaaaaaaactaaagtttcCAGGTTGTactgaagaaataaaacttgagtggttcaattttttttttgtcttaaagtatcttcttttaaatacatgtgaaagacaaaaacaacatgcaggTTAAAAGAAAGCGAAGGTCGAGGAAGTAcgtaagaaataaaaacacaaaagaaataaggagggaggggaggagttAAGTTCAAAGTGCTGTTGGGTCATTCAGGTCTCCCATTCTGCTGACTGGTCTCCGTCTGTAGGCCTGTTAAGCTTCATCttg
The window above is part of the Seriola aureovittata isolate HTS-2021-v1 ecotype China chromosome 19, ASM2101889v1, whole genome shotgun sequence genome. Proteins encoded here:
- the clu gene encoding clusterin produces the protein MLMMMMMMMKKKGLKFLAVVTLFLASANCILLPSKEDLTHLSLQGEKYLDKQIENAINGVKEMKTVMQKSSEDHKKFLDSLEKTKQQKDEAMRTAQEMEAKLEQEEEVCNDTMRALWEECKPCLKNTCVRYYSRTCSSGSGLVGRQLEEVLNRTSPFSIWINGEKMDVLEREGQRQNREFRNLEEKYTEMADGVDSIFSDSMKVAEQVQFFPPIIIVPEILFEPLKHDPEQHTISVRSLFHNPFHRFQNLFSPMMGMGRNFFGSMGSMMDIDSDTFPNEDGSLNEDVVITKPFGNGRMTCREIRRNSAGCIKFRDECQKCKEIQHIDCSGRKPLESPLKQELEEALAMAERFTQQYNTELERFEEQMFNTSSILDLFNKQFGWVSYLANNTNSKDGIFRFQTVICRDTEEKPGEEQQPVETNVSVQLFDSPPMNFTVPGDIPWTDPKFSEVVAQEALDRYKETSVVVK